The following are from one region of the Paenibacillus sp. JZ16 genome:
- a CDS encoding amylo-alpha-1,6-glucosidase has product MNFDLNIVPFSRRETFLAISLLPAAKDRRPGLYLRTVRGGDDKFGEAFLIELLNRQNEPVPFEPVASPDKIRLTASDSEGHADICLSDSRTVRFRSEGCGIRLTFFPAAYDYAYETHPDSWEVNSFTHSCRFMLTRLAGQMSMEVEWNEIKSSRVTADFSVDALTNMAEFAVEEFMTALTPRTDWESFDDAVESVREDYANWLNNTLTVSERWQEARELAAYITWSCVVPAEGCLTRPAMYMSKNWMTNIWSWDNCFNAMALVRHQPELAWDQFMIFFDRQDESGLIPDFVNDRYELWNCNKPPIHGWTLAWMMRRTDYIKEAQLREVYGPLAKWTQWWFTHRDHDGDGIPQYNHGNDSGWDNSTAFNNGIPVESPDLAAYLIIQMETLAEIAGLLGLTEESSQWRRSADDTLDRMLRHFWRDGRFTACRSGTHEVSEGDSLLLFVPILLGKRLPEYIRTALLEGLREEGRFLTSNGWATESVNSRYYKADGYWRGPIWAPSTMLLVEGVAAAGDMELAMEIAQRYCRMVSLSGMAENFDALTGAGLRDRAFTWTSSVFLILGHEYTL; this is encoded by the coding sequence ATGAATTTTGATCTGAATATCGTACCTTTCAGCCGTAGAGAGACCTTCTTGGCAATTTCCCTTCTGCCCGCGGCAAAGGACCGCAGACCAGGACTTTACCTGCGAACCGTCCGCGGAGGGGATGACAAGTTTGGCGAGGCGTTTCTGATAGAGCTGCTAAACCGGCAGAACGAGCCGGTTCCCTTTGAACCTGTAGCATCACCCGACAAAATCAGGCTAACGGCCTCCGATTCGGAAGGCCATGCGGACATTTGTTTATCGGACTCCCGGACCGTCCGGTTTCGCTCGGAAGGCTGCGGAATCCGGCTTACCTTTTTCCCCGCAGCGTATGATTACGCCTATGAGACCCATCCGGACAGCTGGGAGGTGAACAGCTTTACCCATAGCTGCCGCTTCATGCTGACCCGGCTTGCGGGCCAGATGAGCATGGAGGTCGAATGGAACGAGATCAAGAGCTCGCGGGTAACCGCCGACTTCTCCGTGGACGCATTAACGAATATGGCGGAATTTGCGGTCGAAGAGTTCATGACCGCCTTGACGCCGCGTACCGACTGGGAGTCCTTCGACGATGCGGTTGAAAGCGTTCGCGAGGATTATGCCAATTGGTTGAATAATACCCTGACCGTCTCTGAACGGTGGCAGGAAGCAAGGGAGCTCGCTGCCTATATTACCTGGTCCTGCGTAGTTCCGGCCGAAGGCTGTTTAACCCGCCCAGCCATGTATATGTCCAAGAATTGGATGACCAACATCTGGAGCTGGGACAACTGCTTTAACGCGATGGCCCTCGTGCGGCATCAGCCGGAGCTGGCTTGGGATCAGTTCATGATCTTTTTTGACCGGCAGGATGAGAGCGGCCTGATCCCCGACTTCGTGAACGATAGATACGAGCTTTGGAATTGCAACAAACCGCCGATTCACGGCTGGACGCTGGCCTGGATGATGCGCCGGACGGATTACATCAAGGAGGCCCAGCTGCGCGAGGTCTATGGTCCTCTAGCGAAATGGACACAGTGGTGGTTCACACACCGGGATCATGACGGCGACGGCATTCCCCAATATAACCACGGCAATGACTCGGGCTGGGACAACAGTACGGCGTTCAATAACGGCATCCCCGTTGAGAGCCCTGACCTTGCCGCTTATTTGATTATCCAGATGGAGACGCTGGCTGAAATCGCGGGTTTGCTGGGCCTGACCGAGGAATCGAGTCAATGGAGACGGAGTGCGGATGATACGCTGGATCGCATGCTCCGGCATTTCTGGAGAGACGGTCGATTCACCGCCTGCCGTTCGGGAACGCATGAGGTATCCGAGGGAGACAGCCTGCTGCTGTTCGTTCCGATTCTGCTGGGAAAACGCCTTCCCGAGTATATCCGCACGGCTCTATTGGAAGGACTTCGAGAGGAAGGCCGATTCTTGACGAGCAACGGCTGGGCGACCGAGAGCGTAAACAGCCGTTACTATAAGGCGGACGGATATTGGCGCGGGCCGATCTGGGCCCCTTCCACGATGCTGCTGGTCGAAGGGGTGGCGGCCGCCGGCGATATGGAGCTGGCGATGGAGATTGCGCAGCGGTACTGCCGGATGGTCAGTCTCAGCGGGATGGCCGAGAATTTTGATGCCCTGACCGGAGCGGGGCTGCGCGACCGGGCGTTCACCTGGACTTCCAGCGTATTTTTGATTCTTGGACATGAATACACGTTATAA
- a CDS encoding YqeB family protein, whose protein sequence is MNNGMEYSDLGLSWADRMLVWAVPPLLGAVIGWFLPAIADWATGLAWVPFQGPLELIATIQGPWIVIVTAVLGLLAGIVLSHLAIKESLAVRLSDKEITLRIHEAERTFMREEVSAAFMDGRQLVLLGNEGEELYREKPEAKRETVAEAFMRHGYSWRDRDPFADHYVRWVADTPGLTPSMNALFLAREKAMENEDKEDAADLRRELSKLGITVRDDGKKQYWRQHGQRP, encoded by the coding sequence TTGAATAACGGGATGGAATACAGTGATCTCGGATTATCGTGGGCAGACCGAATGCTGGTCTGGGCGGTGCCGCCTTTATTAGGCGCGGTGATCGGCTGGTTTCTGCCTGCGATTGCGGATTGGGCAACGGGTCTAGCTTGGGTGCCTTTTCAAGGACCGCTGGAATTAATCGCAACCATACAGGGACCTTGGATCGTCATCGTAACCGCTGTTCTGGGCCTGCTTGCGGGCATCGTGCTCTCCCACTTAGCCATTAAAGAAAGCCTTGCGGTCCGCCTGTCGGACAAGGAGATTACACTCCGCATTCATGAGGCTGAACGAACCTTTATGAGAGAAGAAGTTTCCGCTGCCTTTATGGACGGCAGGCAGCTGGTGCTGCTGGGCAACGAGGGGGAGGAGCTCTATCGCGAGAAACCGGAAGCCAAGCGGGAAACGGTGGCCGAAGCCTTCATGCGTCACGGTTATTCCTGGAGAGACCGCGATCCGTTCGCCGATCATTACGTCAGATGGGTTGCCGACACGCCGGGGCTTACGCCCAGCATGAACGCGCTCTTCCTGGCACGGGAGAAGGCGATGGAGAACGAGGATAAAGAGGATGCAGCCGATCTGCGCCGGGAACTTTCGAAGCTGGGCATTACGGTGCGGGATGACGGAAAAAAACAGTATTGGAGGCAGCACGGGCAGAGGCCATAA
- a CDS encoding cache domain-containing sensor histidine kinase — translation MNLQGIKDRVGRLFTGTYHSIRTKLLTCFLVVTLIPLFSLGGLSYVQSAKVINSQFGKYGDNAVAQLEQQTSSALGRMKQTAETIYSYLLDPSHSGIGAGTPSTYGDIMEKNDFESLLKSLRTQLTAGIYIITSSGYYYGENNLDVNKLGNIPLWNTRPKAYAGTYWLGFYKQDHSIKSSDSDNVPVLGLAVPIHHPDKAQDGSIILIEENAEELLRSYAKFEADTHAHLLITSPDGTIVYETDAPYTPRDNDVTWSRTLDVNQWSMEARIPAKAFYQSSGIIRANTMVVAIVSCLLAFGIAYLFSSRFTSRIRTLKDSMQKVSFGKLDTRTPIEGRDELGSLDMSFNRMVTGVQTLIGEVEQSERLKKEAELRAFHYQINPHLLFNTLNSIQWKARLEGAEDIRQMLYHLTMVLEGNLDISQELVTLNRELRMIGHFLKIQEIRYGEVFRYALDCDEALLPYLIPRMTLQPLFENIFFHAFTDGQGEIHVKVEEDHDELVLTLRDNGAGIREEKLARLFSPEMKRKGRGGLGVRNADQKFKLHFGPLYGLKVHSVKGEGTTITIRWPKKEESCDDESREH, via the coding sequence ATGAATCTTCAGGGGATCAAAGATCGAGTGGGCCGGCTGTTCACCGGCACCTATCACAGCATAAGAACCAAGCTGCTTACCTGTTTTTTAGTCGTCACCCTGATTCCGTTGTTCTCGCTTGGCGGACTTTCTTATGTTCAATCCGCTAAAGTGATTAACTCCCAATTCGGCAAATACGGCGATAATGCTGTGGCGCAGCTGGAGCAGCAGACCAGTTCGGCCTTGGGGCGGATGAAGCAGACGGCGGAAACGATTTATTCCTATTTACTGGACCCGAGCCATTCGGGAATCGGAGCCGGGACGCCATCCACATACGGCGACATTATGGAGAAGAACGACTTCGAATCGTTGTTGAAGTCGCTTCGGACGCAGCTGACAGCAGGAATTTACATCATAACGTCCTCCGGCTATTACTATGGGGAGAACAATCTGGATGTGAATAAACTCGGCAATATCCCGCTGTGGAACACGAGGCCGAAGGCATATGCCGGGACTTATTGGCTCGGTTTTTATAAACAGGATCATTCCATCAAGAGCAGCGATAGCGACAATGTGCCCGTCCTTGGATTGGCGGTGCCGATCCATCACCCCGACAAGGCTCAGGACGGCAGCATCATTCTGATCGAGGAGAACGCCGAGGAGCTGCTGCGCAGTTATGCCAAGTTCGAGGCCGACACGCATGCCCACCTGCTTATTACATCGCCGGACGGCACAATTGTGTATGAGACGGATGCTCCGTATACGCCCCGTGACAACGATGTGACCTGGTCGCGGACGCTTGACGTCAACCAATGGAGCATGGAAGCCAGAATTCCCGCCAAGGCGTTCTATCAATCCTCGGGCATTATCCGGGCGAACACGATGGTTGTTGCCATCGTCTCCTGCTTGCTCGCTTTTGGCATCGCCTATCTGTTCTCCTCCCGGTTCACCTCCCGAATCCGGACCTTGAAGGACTCGATGCAGAAGGTAAGCTTCGGCAAGCTGGATACCCGGACGCCAATCGAGGGCAGGGATGAGCTGGGCAGCCTCGATATGAGTTTTAACCGGATGGTAACGGGCGTGCAGACCCTGATTGGCGAGGTGGAGCAGAGCGAGCGGCTGAAAAAAGAGGCCGAGCTGCGCGCTTTCCATTATCAGATCAATCCTCATCTGCTGTTTAACACACTCAACTCCATCCAGTGGAAAGCCAGGCTGGAAGGCGCGGAAGACATCCGTCAGATGCTGTATCATCTGACGATGGTGCTGGAGGGGAATTTGGATATTTCGCAGGAGCTCGTCACGCTGAACAGGGAGCTGCGCATGATCGGTCACTTTCTGAAAATCCAGGAGATCCGGTACGGCGAGGTGTTCCGTTATGCGCTGGATTGCGATGAGGCGCTGCTGCCTTATTTGATTCCGCGGATGACGCTTCAGCCGCTGTTCGAGAATATTTTTTTCCATGCTTTCACCGATGGTCAGGGAGAGATCCATGTCAAGGTCGAGGAGGATCATGACGAGCTGGTGCTTACGCTTCGCGATAACGGAGCCGGCATCAGGGAGGAGAAACTCGCCCGGTTATTCTCGCCGGAGATGAAGCGGAAGGGACGCGGCGGGCTTGGCGTGCGGAACGCCGATCAGAAATTCAAGCTGCATTTTGGCCCTCTATACGGACTCAAGGTGCATTCGGTTAAGGGAGAAGGAACAACGATTACTATACGATGGCCGAAAAAGGAGGAGTCTTGCGATGATGAAAGCAGGGAACATTAA
- a CDS encoding response regulator, whose protein sequence is MMKAGNIKVMIADDESIVRKGLRSTVPWDRFGMEVVADSPNGQVAWEAFLEFRPQVVITDIVMPEMDGIELSRKVKEVAPETRIILLSCHRDFEYAQEGMRLGASGYLLKTAFEDEELEAMLGKFQRELSDTPAYGYELEEQVSAQLFAWLNGHSDRFPGELRKLCSRVGLGEGKPISLYLIKTAGCSSNWEHLLQEQGTDEPGLRSSKLIPYGADSCYWAVPEEFKGVADSLLVEIKSRCGKLTWNSRECLHGLMDVQAAFQSLHKEAELERVYGLSGEHWPEPILQAVHLLHEHPADEWSAAELAQQVGLSRSHFSILFKKTVGDSFITFQYKRKLRLAYGLLRETSLTMQEIAEKTGLGDSKYFSKWFKRCTGQTPSQYRAEQKGESL, encoded by the coding sequence ATGATGAAAGCAGGGAACATTAAGGTGATGATTGCCGACGATGAGAGCATTGTGCGGAAGGGACTCCGCTCCACGGTCCCGTGGGACCGGTTCGGGATGGAGGTTGTGGCGGACAGCCCCAATGGTCAGGTGGCCTGGGAGGCGTTTCTGGAGTTTCGCCCGCAGGTGGTCATTACGGATATCGTCATGCCAGAGATGGATGGGATCGAGCTGTCGCGCAAGGTGAAGGAGGTTGCACCGGAAACCCGGATCATTCTGCTCAGCTGTCACCGGGATTTCGAATATGCCCAAGAGGGGATGCGGCTCGGCGCTTCGGGATATCTGCTGAAAACCGCCTTCGAGGACGAAGAGCTCGAAGCGATGCTGGGAAAATTCCAGCGTGAGCTGTCCGATACGCCGGCCTACGGATACGAGTTGGAAGAGCAGGTTTCTGCTCAACTGTTTGCTTGGCTTAACGGGCACAGTGACCGTTTCCCTGGAGAACTCCGAAAGCTTTGCAGCCGCGTCGGGCTTGGAGAGGGCAAGCCCATCTCGCTGTATCTGATCAAAACGGCGGGCTGCAGCAGCAATTGGGAGCACCTGCTGCAGGAGCAGGGCACCGATGAGCCGGGTTTACGCAGCAGCAAGCTGATTCCTTACGGCGCGGACAGCTGTTATTGGGCCGTACCGGAGGAGTTTAAGGGAGTGGCAGACAGCCTGCTGGTGGAGATCAAGAGCCGGTGCGGGAAGCTCACCTGGAATTCGCGGGAATGTCTTCACGGTTTAATGGATGTGCAGGCAGCCTTTCAATCCTTGCACAAGGAAGCCGAGCTGGAACGGGTGTACGGTCTGAGCGGCGAGCATTGGCCGGAGCCGATCTTGCAGGCGGTTCATCTGCTGCACGAACATCCCGCGGACGAGTGGTCGGCAGCGGAGCTGGCCCAGCAGGTAGGGCTGAGCCGCAGCCATTTTTCGATCCTGTTCAAGAAAACGGTTGGCGACAGCTTCATCACATTCCAATATAAGCGCAAGCTCCGTCTCGCCTATGGTCTGCTGCGCGAAACCTCCTTAACGATGCAGGAGATCGCCGAGAAGACCGGGCTTGGCGACAGCAAATATTTCAGCAAATGGTTCAAGCGCTGCACGGGTCAAACGCCAAGCCAATACCGTGCCGAACAAAAAGGGGAATCATTGTAA